In a single window of the Limnochorda sp. L945t genome:
- the rpmC gene encoding 50S ribosomal protein L29 gives MKARELRDLDREALKGKLDELKTELFNLRFQQAVGQLGNPMRIRQVRRDIARVLTVMREQELGGRGQSARTVNRPEGARTGK, from the coding sequence GTGAAGGCGCGGGAGCTGCGGGATCTTGACCGGGAAGCCCTGAAGGGCAAACTCGACGAGCTGAAGACGGAGCTGTTCAACCTCCGCTTCCAGCAAGCGGTGGGACAGCTGGGTAACCCCATGCGGATACGCCAGGTGCGCCGGGACATCGCCAGGGTGCTGACGGTCATGCGCGAGCAGGAGCTCGGGGGACGAGGTCAGTCCGCCCGGACGGTAAACCGGCCGGAAGGGGCGCGGACCGGTAAATGA
- the rplV gene encoding 50S ribosomal protein L22, with the protein MEARAVARYQRISPRKVRQVIDLIRGKSYDEAVAILKFTPKAASPLVQKVLRSAAANAENNHNLDPHRMYVARAFADPGPVMKRVMPRARGMAYLIRKRTSHVTVVLRTREE; encoded by the coding sequence GTGGAGGCACGGGCAGTCGCACGATACCAGAGGATTTCGCCGCGCAAGGTGCGCCAGGTGATCGATCTCATCAGGGGCAAGAGCTACGACGAGGCCGTGGCGATCCTGAAGTTCACGCCGAAGGCGGCCTCGCCGCTGGTGCAAAAGGTGTTGCGCTCGGCGGCGGCCAACGCGGAGAACAACCACAACCTGGATCCGCACCGGATGTACGTGGCGCGAGCCTTTGCCGATCCCGGGCCCGTGATGAAGCGGGTGATGCCCAGAGCTCGGGGGATGGCCTATTTGATTCGCAAGCGCACGAGCCACGTCACCGTGGTGCTGCGCACGAGAGAGGAGTAG
- the rpsG gene encoding 30S ribosomal protein S7, with amino-acid sequence MPRRGPAPKRTVAPDPVYHNEMVTRLIHKVMRDGKKSLAERIVYGALRRIQERSGKEPVEVVEQALKNTMPMLEVRPRRVGGATYQVPIEVRPERRLSLGIRWIVDYARERKDKTMEERLANELLDAANGQGGAVKRREDTHRMAEANKAFAHYRW; translated from the coding sequence ATGCCGCGCAGAGGTCCGGCTCCCAAGCGGACGGTGGCTCCTGATCCCGTCTACCACAACGAGATGGTGACCCGCCTCATCCACAAGGTGATGCGGGACGGCAAGAAGAGCCTGGCCGAGCGGATCGTCTACGGGGCGCTGCGCCGTATCCAGGAGCGCTCGGGCAAGGAGCCGGTCGAGGTCGTCGAGCAGGCTCTCAAGAACACCATGCCGATGCTCGAGGTGCGGCCGCGCCGCGTGGGTGGCGCCACGTACCAGGTGCCCATCGAGGTCCGGCCGGAACGCCGCCTCTCCCTGGGCATCCGGTGGATCGTGGACTACGCCCGGGAGCGCAAGGACAAGACCATGGAGGAGCGGCTCGCCAACGAGCTGTTGGATGCGGCCAACGGCCAGGGTGGGGCGGTCAAGCGCCGCGAGGACACGCACCGGATGGCCGAGGCCAACAAGGCTTTCGCCCATTATCGCTGGTGA
- the tuf gene encoding elongation factor Tu, with amino-acid sequence MAKQKFVRTKPHVNVGTIGHVDHGKTTLTAAITMYLARRGTAQVRTYDSIDNAPEERERGITINTSHVEYETAHRHYAHVDCPGHADYVKNMITGAAQMDGAILVVSAADGPMPQTREHILLARQVGVPAMVVFLNKVDMVDDPELLELVEVEVRELLTRYEFPGDEIPIIRGSALKAMESLQAGQENEWTEAIGKLLDAVDSYIPTPQRETDKPFLMPVEDVFSITGRGTVATGRVERGTIKVGDEVEIVGLQPEVRKTVATGVEMFRKLLDVAEAGDNIGVLLRGIDRDEVERGQVLAKPGSITPHTKFEAEVYVLSKEEGGRHTPFFNGYRPQFYFRTTDVTGNVQLPAGTEMVMPGDNVRMTVELITPIAMEEGLRFAIREGGRTVGAGVVTKILA; translated from the coding sequence ATGGCCAAGCAGAAGTTCGTTCGCACCAAGCCCCACGTCAACGTGGGCACCATCGGTCACGTGGACCACGGGAAGACGACGCTGACGGCGGCCATCACGATGTACCTGGCCCGCAGGGGCACGGCGCAGGTGAGGACCTACGACTCGATCGACAACGCGCCGGAGGAGCGGGAGCGGGGCATCACCATCAACACGTCGCACGTGGAGTACGAGACGGCCCACCGCCACTACGCGCACGTGGACTGCCCCGGCCACGCCGACTACGTCAAGAACATGATCACGGGCGCCGCGCAGATGGACGGAGCCATCCTGGTCGTCTCGGCGGCCGACGGTCCGATGCCCCAGACCCGCGAGCACATCCTGCTCGCCCGGCAGGTCGGAGTGCCTGCCATGGTCGTCTTCCTCAACAAGGTCGACATGGTCGACGATCCGGAGCTGCTGGAGCTGGTGGAGGTCGAGGTGCGGGAGCTGTTGACCCGCTATGAGTTCCCGGGCGACGAGATCCCCATCATCCGCGGCTCGGCTCTCAAGGCCATGGAATCGCTCCAGGCCGGGCAGGAGAACGAGTGGACCGAGGCGATCGGCAAACTCCTGGACGCGGTCGACTCCTACATCCCGACGCCGCAGCGCGAGACTGACAAGCCGTTCCTGATGCCGGTCGAGGACGTCTTCTCGATCACCGGCCGGGGCACGGTCGCCACCGGGCGCGTGGAGCGCGGCACCATCAAGGTCGGGGACGAGGTCGAGATCGTCGGGCTGCAGCCCGAGGTCCGCAAGACGGTGGCGACGGGCGTCGAGATGTTCCGCAAGCTGCTCGACGTGGCGGAGGCCGGCGACAACATCGGCGTCCTCCTGCGGGGCATCGACCGGGACGAGGTGGAGCGGGGCCAGGTGCTGGCCAAGCCGGGCAGTATCACGCCGCACACCAAGTTCGAGGCAGAGGTGTACGTGCTCTCCAAGGAAGAGGGCGGCCGGCACACGCCGTTTTTCAACGGATACCGGCCGCAGTTCTACTTCCGCACCACGGACGTGACGGGCAACGTGCAGCTCCCGGCGGGCACCGAGATGGTCATGCCCGGGGACAACGTGCGGATGACGGTGGAGCTCATCACCCCCATCGCCATGGAGGAAGGCCTCCGGTTCGCCATCCGGGAGGGCGGCCGCACGGTGGGAGCCGGCGTCGTGACCAAGATCCTGGCGTGA
- the fusA gene encoding elongation factor G yields MAHIDAGKTTTTERILFYTGRVHRLGEVDEGSATMDWMVQERERGITITSAATSCNWREHRINIIDTPGHVDFTVEVERSLRVLDGAIAIFDAVQGVEPQSETVWRQADRYGVPRIAYVNKMDRVGADFLHVVEDIRRRLGARPVPIQLPVGAEDSFRGVVDLIANRAILYEDDLGTRSDVIDVPAGMAEPVRAQREAMIEAIVETDDELMARYLEGDAISPEELKRALRKATVSGRLVPVLCGSSFRNKGVQPLLDAVVDYLPSPLDLPPVEGTRPGSDEKAVRHASDDEPMAALAFKIQSDPFVGKLCYLRVYSGTLHAGSYVLNSSKGLKERIGRLLRMHANHREDVEVAFAGDIVAAVGLRQTGTGDTLCPEDAPILLEAPRFPEPVISQSIEPKTKADQDKLGLALQRLAEEDPTFRVQTDPETGQTLIAGMGELHLEIIVDRLLREFRVEANVGRPQVAYRETIRKKVQAEGRFIRQTGGRGQYGHVWLELEPMPPGGGFEFVNRIVGGVIPREFIPAVEAGVREAMQSGVLAGYPVVDVRVSLFDGSYHEVDSSEMAFKVAGSLAFKEAARRADPVLLEPIMSVEVVTPEEFLGDVIGDLNARRGHVEGMERRGNAQVIRAKVPLATMFGYATDLRSTTQGRATYTMQFAHYQEVPANIAQEVLARA; encoded by the coding sequence ATGGCGCACATCGATGCCGGTAAGACCACCACGACCGAGCGCATCCTCTTCTACACGGGGAGGGTGCACCGGCTCGGCGAGGTGGACGAGGGCTCCGCCACCATGGACTGGATGGTCCAGGAGCGGGAGCGGGGGATCACCATTACCTCGGCGGCCACCAGCTGCAACTGGCGGGAGCACCGCATCAACATCATCGACACCCCTGGGCACGTGGACTTCACCGTAGAGGTGGAGCGCAGCCTGCGGGTGTTGGACGGCGCGATCGCCATCTTCGATGCGGTCCAGGGAGTGGAGCCGCAATCGGAGACGGTATGGCGCCAGGCGGACCGATACGGGGTGCCCCGCATCGCGTACGTCAACAAGATGGATCGGGTGGGCGCAGACTTCCTGCACGTGGTCGAGGACATCCGCCGCCGGCTGGGAGCCCGTCCCGTGCCCATCCAACTCCCGGTAGGGGCCGAGGACAGCTTCCGTGGCGTGGTCGATCTCATCGCCAACCGGGCGATCCTCTACGAGGACGACCTGGGCACGCGCAGCGACGTGATCGACGTACCCGCCGGCATGGCGGAGCCGGTACGGGCGCAGCGCGAGGCCATGATCGAGGCGATCGTGGAGACCGACGACGAGCTGATGGCGCGCTACCTGGAGGGCGACGCGATCTCGCCCGAGGAGTTGAAGAGGGCGCTGCGCAAGGCGACGGTGTCGGGGCGGCTGGTGCCGGTGCTGTGCGGCTCTTCTTTCCGTAACAAGGGCGTGCAGCCCCTGCTGGACGCCGTCGTGGACTACCTGCCCTCGCCCCTCGACCTGCCGCCCGTGGAAGGCACCCGTCCCGGTTCCGACGAGAAGGCGGTCCGGCATGCGAGCGACGACGAACCGATGGCGGCCCTCGCCTTCAAGATCCAATCCGACCCCTTCGTAGGCAAGCTCTGTTACCTTCGGGTCTACTCCGGCACGCTGCATGCGGGAAGCTACGTGCTCAACTCGAGTAAGGGCCTCAAGGAGCGCATCGGCCGTCTGCTGCGCATGCATGCCAACCACCGGGAGGACGTGGAGGTCGCCTTTGCCGGCGACATCGTAGCCGCCGTGGGGCTGCGCCAGACGGGGACGGGTGATACCCTGTGCCCGGAGGACGCCCCCATCCTGTTGGAGGCGCCCCGCTTCCCCGAGCCGGTCATTTCCCAGTCCATCGAGCCCAAGACGAAGGCCGACCAGGACAAACTCGGCCTGGCCCTCCAGCGCCTCGCGGAGGAGGACCCGACCTTCCGGGTGCAGACCGATCCGGAGACCGGGCAGACGCTCATCGCGGGGATGGGCGAGCTCCACCTCGAGATCATCGTGGATCGCCTCTTGAGGGAATTCCGGGTCGAGGCCAACGTGGGCCGGCCGCAGGTCGCCTACCGGGAGACCATCCGCAAGAAGGTGCAGGCGGAGGGGCGCTTCATCCGGCAGACCGGCGGCCGGGGCCAGTACGGGCACGTCTGGCTGGAGCTCGAGCCCATGCCCCCGGGAGGCGGGTTCGAGTTCGTCAACCGGATCGTGGGCGGCGTGATCCCCCGGGAGTTCATCCCCGCGGTGGAGGCCGGGGTGCGGGAAGCGATGCAAAGCGGCGTGCTGGCGGGCTATCCCGTGGTCGACGTGAGGGTGAGCCTCTTCGACGGTTCGTACCACGAGGTCGACTCGTCGGAGATGGCTTTCAAGGTTGCCGGCTCGCTGGCCTTCAAGGAGGCGGCGCGCCGGGCGGACCCGGTGCTGCTGGAGCCGATCATGAGCGTCGAGGTGGTGACGCCGGAGGAGTTCCTGGGCGACGTCATCGGAGACCTCAACGCGCGGCGAGGTCATGTGGAGGGAATGGAGCGACGGGGCAACGCGCAGGTGATCCGGGCAAAGGTGCCTCTCGCTACCATGTTCGGCTACGCGACCGACCTGCGGTCGACGACCCAGGGTCGGGCGACGTATACCATGCAGTTCGCCCATTATCAAGAGGTGCCGGCCAATATCGCGCAAGAGGTGCTGGCCCGGGCGTGA
- a CDS encoding ribosomal L7Ae/L30e/S12e/Gadd45 family protein, which translates to MASMGTDDADAEHGVLARLKTAPNRAVGARQTLRALHKGIARLVYVARDADPAITDPIVDLSRHRAVEVVYVESMHALGRACGIEVSASAAAVVAGELPEAKRQRRGGP; encoded by the coding sequence ATGGCATCGATGGGGACGGATGACGCCGACGCAGAGCACGGGGTACTGGCCCGGTTGAAGACCGCTCCCAACAGGGCGGTCGGCGCACGGCAGACGCTCCGGGCTCTGCACAAGGGGATTGCGCGGCTGGTCTACGTGGCCAGGGATGCGGATCCTGCCATTACCGATCCCATCGTCGACCTCAGCCGGCATCGTGCGGTGGAGGTCGTGTACGTGGAGAGCATGCACGCTCTCGGGCGTGCGTGCGGCATCGAGGTGAGCGCCTCGGCCGCGGCGGTCGTCGCCGGCGAGCTGCCCGAGGCGAAGCGGCAGAGGAGAGGGGGTCCATAG
- the rpsL gene encoding 30S ribosomal protein S12: MPTFNQLVREGRKRLGEKSKAPALLFIQNTRTGHRLESEGAPQKRGVCTRVYTTTPKKPNSALRKVARVRLTNGIEVTAYIPGEGHNLQEHSVVLVRGGRVKDLPGVRYHIIRGTLDAAGVANRRQGRSKYGAKRPK; encoded by the coding sequence TTGCCGACCTTCAACCAGCTGGTTCGTGAAGGGCGTAAGAGGCTGGGGGAGAAGAGCAAGGCTCCGGCCCTGCTCTTCATCCAGAACACCCGCACGGGCCACCGGCTGGAGAGCGAGGGCGCGCCCCAAAAGCGCGGGGTGTGCACCCGTGTCTATACCACCACGCCCAAGAAGCCCAACTCTGCGCTTCGTAAGGTGGCACGGGTCCGGCTGACCAACGGCATCGAGGTCACGGCGTACATTCCGGGCGAAGGTCACAACCTCCAGGAGCACTCTGTGGTCCTGGTCCGGGGTGGACGCGTCAAGGACCTGCCGGGCGTCCGCTACCACATCATCCGCGGCACCCTGGACGCGGCAGGCGTCGCCAATCGCCGCCAGGGGCGCTCCAAGTACGGCGCCAAGAGACCCAAGTGA
- the rpsQ gene encoding 30S ribosomal protein S17, whose product MPSAGAGARKARGKRKLREGVVVSDKMQKTVVVEVERLFRHPLLGKVLRRTARFKAHDANGECKVGDRVLIAETRPLSKEKRWRVVQILRRAETGGETP is encoded by the coding sequence GTGCCCTCTGCGGGGGCCGGGGCCCGCAAGGCACGCGGCAAGCGCAAGCTGCGGGAGGGCGTCGTCGTTTCCGACAAGATGCAGAAAACGGTCGTCGTAGAGGTCGAGCGGCTCTTCCGGCACCCGCTGCTCGGAAAGGTGCTGCGGCGGACCGCCCGGTTCAAGGCGCACGACGCCAACGGCGAGTGCAAGGTCGGAGACCGGGTGCTGATCGCGGAGACCCGGCCTTTGAGCAAGGAGAAGCGGTGGCGGGTGGTCCAGATCCTGCGACGGGCGGAAACGGGCGGGGAGACGCCATGA
- the rplD gene encoding 50S ribosomal protein L4 → MPVVPVYNMEGERVGDLTLRDDVWAVPYNPALLHQAIQMHLANRRQGTHSTKTRGEVSGGGRKPWRQKGTGRARQGSIRSPLWRHGGVVFGPKPREYGFTMPKKARRLALRSALSAKLRDGQVVIVEQLRLAEPKTRVMAGVLRKLDATDRALIVMGEKDPAVILAARNIPGVELMPADALGVYPVVNADRLVLTKDAVAKIEEALG, encoded by the coding sequence ATGCCGGTGGTGCCGGTTTACAACATGGAGGGCGAGCGGGTCGGAGACCTGACGCTGAGGGACGATGTCTGGGCGGTGCCCTATAACCCGGCGCTCCTGCACCAGGCCATCCAGATGCATCTCGCCAACCGGCGGCAGGGTACTCACAGCACCAAGACCCGGGGCGAGGTGTCGGGCGGGGGCCGCAAGCCGTGGAGGCAGAAGGGGACGGGGCGCGCCCGGCAGGGCAGTATCCGGTCGCCCCTGTGGCGCCACGGCGGCGTGGTCTTCGGCCCCAAACCGCGCGAGTACGGGTTCACGATGCCGAAGAAGGCCCGGCGCCTGGCCCTGCGGTCGGCACTGTCGGCCAAGCTGCGCGACGGGCAGGTGGTGATCGTCGAGCAGCTGCGCCTGGCGGAGCCCAAGACCCGGGTGATGGCAGGAGTGCTGCGCAAGCTCGACGCGACGGACCGGGCGCTCATCGTGATGGGAGAGAAGGATCCGGCGGTCATCCTGGCGGCCCGCAACATCCCCGGCGTCGAGCTGATGCCGGCGGATGCCCTGGGCGTCTATCCGGTGGTCAACGCGGACCGGCTGGTGCTCACCAAGGACGCGGTCGCCAAGATCGAGGAGGCTTTGGGCTGA
- the rplN gene encoding 50S ribosomal protein L14 translates to MIQQESVLNVADNTGAKSLLCIRVLGGSKRRYAGVGDVIVCSVKEAIPGGMVKEHDVVKAVVVRTKDPVRRPDGSQIRFDENAAVILADDENPKGTRIFGPVARELREKNFMKILSLAPEVL, encoded by the coding sequence ATGATCCAGCAGGAGAGCGTCCTCAACGTGGCAGACAACACGGGGGCCAAGTCGCTCCTGTGCATCCGGGTGCTGGGCGGCTCCAAGCGCCGCTACGCCGGGGTCGGGGACGTCATCGTCTGCAGCGTGAAGGAGGCCATCCCGGGCGGGATGGTCAAGGAGCACGACGTGGTCAAGGCCGTCGTCGTGCGCACGAAGGATCCCGTGCGAAGGCCGGACGGGAGCCAGATCCGCTTCGACGAGAACGCGGCGGTCATCCTCGCCGACGACGAGAACCCCAAGGGGACCCGCATCTTCGGGCCGGTGGCGCGGGAGCTCCGGGAGAAGAACTTCATGAAGATCCTCTCACTGGCCCCGGAGGTGCTGTAG
- the rplC gene encoding 50S ribosomal protein L3, translating to MSKAILGTKLGMTQVFDEKGRAVGVTVVQAGPCVVVARRKLAARDGQDGAQETVQLGYGEVAERKLTKPELGHLRKQGVQRALRHLREFRVDPGAQEGLAALQPGATVTVEMFSPGERVDVSGLSRGKGFAGVIKRWGLRRGPMSHGSMYHRRVGTLGSTGPQRVFKGRKFPGRAGGRRVTVQAVEVVRIDPERHLMLLRGSVPGAPGSLVEVRSSVLSRRRAYARKGKGR from the coding sequence GTGAGCAAGGCCATTTTGGGCACGAAGCTGGGGATGACCCAGGTATTCGACGAGAAGGGCAGGGCCGTCGGGGTGACGGTCGTCCAGGCCGGTCCCTGCGTGGTGGTGGCCCGGCGCAAACTGGCGGCCCGCGACGGGCAGGACGGCGCGCAGGAGACCGTACAGCTGGGCTACGGCGAGGTGGCGGAACGGAAGCTGACCAAGCCCGAGCTCGGGCACCTGCGCAAGCAGGGCGTGCAGCGAGCCCTGCGCCACTTGCGCGAGTTCAGAGTGGACCCGGGGGCGCAGGAGGGGCTGGCGGCCCTGCAGCCGGGGGCCACGGTGACGGTGGAGATGTTCTCCCCGGGTGAACGGGTGGACGTGTCGGGGCTGAGCAGAGGCAAAGGTTTCGCCGGCGTCATCAAGCGCTGGGGTCTGCGGCGAGGCCCGATGAGCCACGGCTCCATGTACCACCGGCGGGTGGGTACGTTGGGCTCGACGGGGCCCCAGCGGGTGTTCAAGGGCCGCAAGTTCCCCGGGCGGGCCGGCGGCCGGCGGGTGACCGTCCAGGCCGTCGAGGTCGTGCGCATCGACCCGGAGCGGCACCTGATGTTGCTGCGGGGCTCCGTGCCGGGAGCGCCGGGCAGCCTGGTCGAGGTCCGCTCGAGCGTGCTCAGCCGGCGGCGCGCCTATGCGCGCAAGGGGAAGGGTAGGTAG
- a CDS encoding 50S ribosomal protein L23, whose protein sequence is MERHIRDILVRPLVTEKSTRTMSEANAYTFQVPLDVTKVQVQQAVERLFKVHVVDVRTMRVRGKSRRMGRFVGKRPDWKKAIVKLAPGERIEIFEGV, encoded by the coding sequence ATGGAGCGACACATACGGGATATCCTGGTGCGCCCGCTGGTGACCGAGAAGAGCACCCGGACGATGAGCGAGGCCAACGCCTACACGTTCCAGGTGCCGCTGGACGTCACGAAGGTGCAGGTCCAGCAAGCGGTGGAGCGCCTGTTCAAGGTGCACGTGGTGGACGTGCGGACCATGCGGGTGCGGGGAAAGAGCCGGCGGATGGGGCGGTTCGTGGGAAAGCGCCCCGACTGGAAGAAGGCCATCGTCAAGCTGGCGCCGGGCGAGCGCATCGAGATCTTCGAAGGCGTCTGA
- the rpsJ gene encoding 30S ribosomal protein S10: MAQRIRIRLKAFDHKILDSSAEKIVETAKRTGALVSGPIPLPTERSLYTVLRSPHVHKNSREQFSMCTHKRLIDILEPTPKTVDALMRLDLPAGVDIEIKL, encoded by the coding sequence TTGGCTCAGCGTATTCGGATTCGCCTCAAGGCCTTTGACCATAAGATCCTGGACAGTTCGGCCGAGAAGATCGTGGAGACGGCCAAACGGACGGGCGCGCTGGTTTCGGGGCCAATACCGCTGCCCACGGAACGCAGCCTCTACACGGTGCTGCGGTCGCCTCACGTGCACAAGAACTCGCGGGAGCAGTTCTCCATGTGCACGCACAAGCGCCTGATCGACATCCTCGAACCCACGCCCAAGACGGTGGACGCCCTGATGCGGCTGGACCTGCCCGCCGGCGTCGACATCGAGATCAAACTGTAG
- the rplP gene encoding 50S ribosomal protein L16, protein MLMPKRVKFRKVQRGRTKGIATRGATIQSGEYALQALEPGWITATQIEAARIAITRQVKRGGKLWIRIFPDKPVTKKPAETRMGSGKGAPEFWVAVVKPGRILFEMAGVPEEVAQQALRLAAFKLPVKTRIVKAEGLGGEHVGEGAGAAGS, encoded by the coding sequence ATGTTGATGCCCAAGCGGGTGAAGTTCCGCAAGGTGCAGCGAGGGCGGACCAAGGGGATTGCCACCCGGGGAGCCACGATCCAATCCGGCGAGTATGCCCTGCAGGCCCTCGAGCCCGGCTGGATCACCGCCACGCAGATCGAGGCGGCCCGCATCGCCATCACCCGCCAGGTCAAGCGCGGGGGCAAGCTGTGGATTCGGATCTTCCCGGACAAGCCGGTCACCAAGAAACCTGCCGAGACCCGCATGGGTAGCGGCAAGGGTGCGCCGGAGTTTTGGGTGGCCGTGGTCAAGCCGGGGCGGATCCTCTTTGAAATGGCAGGCGTACCGGAGGAGGTTGCCCAGCAGGCGCTGCGGCTGGCGGCCTTCAAGTTGCCGGTGAAGACGCGGATCGTGAAGGCCGAGGGCTTGGGTGGTGAACACGTCGGTGAAGGCGCGGGAGCTGCGGGATCTTGA
- the rplB gene encoding 50S ribosomal protein L2, protein MGIKSYRPVTPGLRHRTGYTFEEITKEEPERRLTQALRRRAGRNNQGRVTARHRGGGHRRRYRLIDFLRDKDGVPAKVVAIEYDPNRSARIALLSYRDGEKRYILAPLGLQVGDVVTSGPEADIKPGNALPLSAIPTGTMVHAIELLPGKGAQLVRAAGAAAQLMAKEGEYVTLRLPSGEFRKVLGRCRATVGQVGNTEHENIRLGKAGRKRWLGRRPHTRGSVMNPVDHPHGGGEGKSPIGMPGPVTPWGKPTLGYKTRKRRKPSDRFIVRRRH, encoded by the coding sequence ATGGGTATCAAGTCTTACCGGCCGGTCACGCCCGGGCTGCGGCACCGGACGGGCTACACCTTTGAGGAGATTACGAAGGAAGAGCCGGAGCGGAGATTGACCCAGGCGCTCCGGCGGCGAGCGGGTCGCAACAACCAGGGCCGGGTCACGGCGCGCCACCGGGGCGGGGGGCACCGGCGGCGGTACCGGCTCATCGACTTCCTGCGCGACAAGGACGGCGTGCCGGCCAAGGTGGTGGCCATCGAATACGATCCCAACCGCTCGGCCCGTATCGCGCTGCTTTCGTACCGGGATGGGGAAAAGCGGTACATCCTGGCGCCGCTGGGCCTGCAGGTCGGCGATGTGGTGACGAGCGGGCCCGAGGCCGACATCAAGCCGGGCAACGCGCTGCCGCTCTCGGCCATTCCGACCGGCACCATGGTGCATGCCATCGAGCTCTTGCCGGGGAAGGGCGCACAGCTGGTGCGGGCCGCGGGGGCGGCCGCCCAGCTCATGGCCAAGGAGGGCGAGTACGTCACCTTGCGGCTTCCGTCCGGCGAGTTTCGCAAGGTCCTCGGCCGGTGCCGGGCGACGGTGGGCCAGGTGGGCAACACCGAGCACGAGAACATCCGGCTGGGCAAGGCGGGCCGCAAGCGATGGCTGGGGCGCCGGCCCCACACGCGCGGCTCGGTGATGAACCCGGTGGATCACCCTCACGGCGGCGGGGAAGGCAAGTCGCCGATCGGGATGCCGGGGCCGGTGACGCCGTGGGGCAAGCCGACGCTCGGGTACAAGACCCGCAAGCGCCGCAAGCCTTCGGACCGGTTCATCGTCCGGCGGCGTCACTAA
- the rpsS gene encoding 30S ribosomal protein S19 yields MGRSTKKGPFADAHLLEKIRKLNEAGEKRVIKTWSRRSTIFPEMVGHTIAVHDGRKHVPIYITEDMVGHKLGEFAPTRTFRGHGAHTERSTALK; encoded by the coding sequence ATGGGAAGGTCGACGAAGAAGGGTCCGTTCGCGGACGCGCATTTGCTGGAGAAGATCCGCAAGCTCAACGAGGCCGGGGAGAAGAGGGTCATCAAGACCTGGTCGAGGCGTTCGACCATCTTCCCCGAGATGGTGGGCCACACCATTGCCGTGCATGACGGGCGCAAGCACGTTCCCATCTACATCACCGAAGACATGGTGGGTCACAAGCTGGGGGAGTTCGCTCCGACACGGACCTTCCGGGGGCACGGCGCCCATACCGAGCGGTCCACCGCGCTGAAGTAA
- the rpsC gene encoding 30S ribosomal protein S3 has translation MGQKVHPYGLRLGVIKGWQARWYGDKKTYAALLHEDIALRRFIKRRFYQAGVSGVEIERAANTIRITIHTARPGMVIGKQGSEVDRLRQSLEQMTGKEVRINVVEVERPDLDAQLVAENIAFQLERRVAFRRAMRQAMQRAMRLGAKGIRVSISGRIAGAEIARYEWASEGSVPLTTLRADIDYGFAEAKTTYGNIGIKVWVYKGEVLPEAPAGGEAAATRAAGATGGVAATPQVQAPPEPAEGSV, from the coding sequence GTGGGCCAGAAGGTGCACCCGTACGGCCTGCGGCTCGGGGTCATCAAGGGCTGGCAGGCCCGCTGGTACGGCGACAAGAAGACGTACGCGGCGCTCCTCCACGAAGACATCGCGCTGAGGCGCTTCATCAAGCGGCGCTTCTACCAGGCCGGCGTCTCGGGCGTGGAGATCGAGAGAGCCGCCAATACCATCCGCATCACCATCCATACGGCGCGCCCCGGTATGGTCATCGGCAAGCAGGGGTCGGAAGTGGATCGCCTGCGGCAGTCCCTGGAGCAGATGACCGGCAAAGAGGTGCGCATCAACGTCGTGGAGGTGGAGCGTCCCGACCTGGACGCCCAGCTGGTAGCGGAGAACATCGCGTTCCAGCTGGAGCGGCGGGTGGCCTTCCGCCGTGCCATGCGCCAGGCGATGCAGCGGGCCATGCGGCTCGGAGCCAAGGGCATAAGGGTCTCCATCTCGGGCCGGATCGCCGGCGCGGAGATCGCCCGGTACGAGTGGGCGAGCGAGGGGTCCGTGCCGCTCACGACGCTGCGAGCCGACATCGATTACGGGTTCGCCGAGGCCAAGACCACGTACGGCAACATCGGCATCAAAGTCTGGGTCTACAAGGGAGAGGTGCTCCCGGAGGCGCCTGCGGGCGGGGAGGCGGCTGCGACGCGGGCGGCGGGAGCTACCGGCGGCGTTGCAGCGACGCCTCAGGTGCAGGCCCCGCCGGAGCCTGCAGAAGGGTCGGTGTGA